One Bacteroidota bacterium genomic window carries:
- a CDS encoding rubrerythrin family protein, with translation MKTKTLFALAALMLSFIAPINSNSISKTTVGNLKEAFKGETTAAAKYAEYAKKAKKEGYAKIALLFEAASKAESIHANNHKAVLEQLGVKTDKITPKYTVKSTKENLEDAISGEGYESTTMYPGFIKTAEAENSNLALISFNYAFKTEQKHLKLYKSALELLNSGKEKTMTSKYFVCPTCGNTYEGDAPSRCGISMTSKEKFLTVK, from the coding sequence ATGAAGACCAAAACGCTTTTCGCATTGGCGGCTCTTATGCTGTCGTTCATCGCGCCAATCAATTCCAACTCCATTTCAAAAACTACCGTCGGGAATCTTAAAGAAGCATTTAAAGGTGAAACCACTGCAGCCGCAAAATATGCTGAATATGCAAAAAAAGCAAAAAAAGAAGGCTATGCCAAAATTGCCCTCCTGTTCGAAGCAGCATCAAAAGCTGAAAGTATCCATGCAAACAATCACAAGGCGGTTTTGGAGCAGTTAGGTGTAAAAACCGACAAAATTACACCAAAATACACAGTCAAATCAACCAAAGAAAATCTCGAGGATGCCATCAGTGGTGAGGGTTACGAATCGACAACAATGTACCCCGGTTTTATTAAAACAGCCGAAGCTGAAAACAGTAATCTTGCTTTGATTTCATTCAACTATGCATTCAAGACTGAACAAAAACATTTAAAATTATATAAAAGTGCTCTTGAACTTCTGAACAGTGGCAAAGAAAAAACAATGACCTCTAAGTATTTCGTTTGCCCGACCTGCGGAAATACCTATGAGGGAGATGCCCCTTCAAGATGTGGAATTTCAATGACCTCCAAAGAAAAGTTCTTGACTGTAAAATAA
- a CDS encoding protein tyrosine phosphatase translates to MRLLLLIVILTIVGCKADSTPAEKIEISLKDNVPAGSGTPLVLKDTILFLKVGETEIKVKFYNFGSVSRKVFLNLHDDENTSVDATKKLISETGDPFLEVQAQGERMISFRINKTKYRFDPNRIFTPAGIEKTLKANSKTSPDAVNAVARFAESIINLLAKYDTIVAVHNNKRGYSLKDYLKGGSLVRDAEEVFQNPKMSPHDFFFVVDRSDFEFIKGKKINVVLQSATTVTDDGSLSVYCQQKGVRYLNCEALEGNLKEQTRMLKEVF, encoded by the coding sequence ATGCGTTTACTTCTACTTATTGTTATTCTAACTATCGTTGGATGCAAGGCAGATTCCACACCGGCAGAAAAGATTGAGATATCTTTAAAAGATAATGTCCCTGCGGGAAGTGGTACCCCCTTGGTTTTGAAGGATACAATTCTATTTCTTAAAGTGGGGGAAACGGAGATAAAAGTAAAATTTTATAATTTCGGATCTGTTTCCCGCAAGGTATTTTTAAACCTTCATGATGACGAAAACACTTCAGTTGATGCAACAAAAAAACTGATTTCAGAGACGGGTGATCCATTCCTGGAGGTGCAGGCACAGGGAGAGAGAATGATCTCGTTCCGGATAAACAAAACAAAATACAGGTTCGATCCCAACAGAATTTTTACCCCCGCCGGAATAGAGAAAACACTCAAAGCCAATAGCAAAACCTCCCCCGATGCTGTAAACGCCGTAGCCCGGTTTGCTGAGAGCATAATTAATTTGCTGGCGAAATATGATACAATAGTTGCAGTTCACAACAATAAGCGGGGCTATTCCCTCAAAGATTATTTGAAGGGGGGCTCGTTGGTGAGAGATGCTGAAGAGGTATTCCAGAATCCGAAGATGAGTCCGCATGATTTTTTCTTTGTGGTTGACCGTTCAGATTTCGAGTTTATAAAAGGAAAAAAGATAAATGTTGTTCTGCAGTCGGCAACAACTGTCACCGATGACGGCTCTCTCTCGGTTTATTGCCAGCAAAAAGGAGTCAGGTACCTGAATTGTGAGGCTTTGGAAGGAAATCTGAAGGAACAGACGAGGATGCTGAAGGAAGTGTTTTAG
- a CDS encoding NAD(P)/FAD-dependent oxidoreductase translates to MKTDKNKTLIVVGAGFAGLQLVKSLKNTPLRIVLIDKSNHHLFQPLLYQVAVSALSPADISAPIRTILKRQKNVEVILGEVTDIDKLNKSVTVDGQKVNFDFLVLAPGSRHSYFGKDNWEENAPGLKTLKDALNIRENMLVSFEEAENEAFLTGRNIPVKFVVIGGGPTGVEIAGSLAEIATKTLRNDFRNIDTRQTKIILVEGSGRLLGAYDSPLNEKAAENLRNMGVEVRLNTMVTNIDEKGVTLGDERIETHNIIWAAGNTASPLIKTLGTKTDRMGRAIVRENCSIKESEDIFVIGDAANFIENGQSLPGIAPVAMQQGRYIGKLIKNRLENRTVPGFVYSNKGSMATIGRAKAIFQAGNIKLSGFIAWVLWAFIHIMYLIGFRNRYRVMAEWVWYYISFKPGARLITGEPRKMH, encoded by the coding sequence ATGAAAACAGATAAAAATAAAACACTGATAGTTGTGGGTGCGGGTTTTGCCGGACTCCAGCTCGTAAAATCATTAAAAAACACACCGCTAAGAATTGTCCTCATTGACAAAAGCAACCACCACCTTTTCCAGCCACTTCTGTACCAGGTTGCTGTAAGTGCCCTTTCACCCGCCGACATTTCGGCACCAATTCGTACAATACTTAAACGGCAGAAGAATGTCGAGGTTATTCTTGGAGAAGTGACTGATATCGACAAATTAAACAAGTCGGTTACTGTTGACGGTCAAAAGGTAAATTTCGATTTCCTCGTCCTTGCACCCGGTTCCCGGCATTCCTATTTCGGGAAGGATAACTGGGAGGAGAATGCCCCCGGACTCAAAACCCTCAAGGATGCGCTTAATATCAGGGAAAACATGCTTGTTTCTTTTGAAGAAGCTGAAAACGAGGCTTTTTTAACGGGGAGAAACATTCCCGTAAAATTTGTTGTGATCGGAGGAGGTCCTACCGGAGTTGAGATTGCAGGTTCTTTGGCGGAGATTGCCACAAAGACCCTCCGGAACGATTTTAGAAATATCGACACCCGTCAGACCAAAATAATACTCGTTGAAGGTTCGGGGAGGCTGCTTGGGGCATACGACTCCCCGTTAAACGAAAAAGCTGCCGAAAATCTCAGGAACATGGGGGTGGAAGTGCGGCTTAACACCATGGTCACCAATATTGATGAGAAAGGCGTGACGCTGGGTGACGAGAGAATAGAAACGCACAATATCATCTGGGCGGCAGGAAATACTGCCTCTCCCCTGATAAAAACTCTCGGAACCAAGACAGACAGAATGGGGAGGGCGATTGTGCGGGAAAATTGTAGCATAAAAGAGAGCGAAGATATTTTTGTAATTGGTGATGCCGCAAACTTCATCGAAAACGGTCAGTCTCTCCCCGGTATTGCACCCGTGGCAATGCAGCAGGGAAGGTATATCGGCAAATTGATTAAAAACAGACTCGAAAACAGGACTGTTCCGGGCTTTGTTTATTCCAACAAAGGAAGTATGGCAACAATCGGAAGAGCAAAAGCAATTTTTCAGGCGGGCAACATCAAACTCTCCGGATTTATAGCTTGGGTTTTATGGGCATTTATTCATATTATGTATCTTATCGGCTTCCGTAACCGCTACCGTGTAATGGCAGAATGGGTGTGGTACTACATTTCCTTTAAGCCGGGCGCGAGACTTATAACGGGGGAACCAAGGAAAATGCATTAA
- a CDS encoding HAMP domain-containing protein produces MITFNLRNRIAFLYMAFSAIIIALLLGIIYFVVQITVYTHLDTDLDTEMQEVTNNIVVIDGKLIFANKFEWGEKEHSQIEVNPTFIQVFDTLGNSIKKTGNLKDSGLKFLKGKREAEYFEYTLSNSPVRQIQTPVLTDSGAVVAYISVAVSLKESFLVLSNLKSSLLIAFPVVLLILFFASRIIAGRAIAPINKVIDTAARITKENLDERIELPDRKDEIYSLSVTINGLLDRLEDVVLREKQFTADASHELRTPLSIIKGTLEVLNRKPREVEHYREKIDYVINEVDRITALIDSLLEIARLGSANLAPDIIAFDLNRIVSDIVNRYKSASEAKNLKFTTRFEGELTVEADPSMCDIIISNIVSNAVKYSFSNNTVIVETGVYQDKTFCKVQDFGQGIGKDHITKIFDRFYRVDESRDAKIAGKGLGLSIVKKLADIQSVEISVDSEAGSGTTFTIIFPHSF; encoded by the coding sequence GTGATTACTTTTAACCTTCGGAACAGAATTGCATTTCTCTATATGGCTTTTTCAGCCATTATCATTGCATTGCTCCTTGGAATTATCTATTTTGTCGTTCAAATCACCGTTTACACTCACCTCGATACCGACCTCGATACGGAAATGCAGGAGGTCACAAACAATATTGTTGTAATTGACGGCAAGTTAATTTTTGCGAATAAATTCGAGTGGGGCGAGAAGGAACATTCCCAGATAGAAGTAAACCCCACTTTCATACAGGTTTTTGATACTTTAGGCAACTCAATTAAAAAAACGGGAAATCTCAAAGATTCCGGATTAAAATTTCTAAAGGGAAAAAGAGAAGCTGAATATTTCGAATATACGCTTTCGAATTCACCTGTCCGACAGATTCAGACTCCTGTTCTGACCGATTCAGGGGCAGTTGTCGCATATATTTCTGTTGCCGTTTCCCTAAAAGAATCATTCCTTGTTCTCAGCAATCTGAAGTCCAGCCTCCTTATAGCTTTTCCCGTGGTGCTGCTTATTTTGTTTTTTGCATCCAGAATAATTGCAGGGCGGGCTATAGCTCCTATAAACAAAGTAATTGATACGGCAGCAAGGATAACAAAAGAAAATCTTGATGAAAGAATAGAGTTACCTGACCGCAAGGATGAAATTTACTCACTCTCAGTGACCATCAACGGGCTTCTCGATCGCCTTGAGGATGTGGTTTTAAGGGAGAAACAGTTTACCGCCGATGCTTCCCACGAGTTGCGAACCCCCCTCTCCATAATAAAAGGAACTTTGGAAGTGCTTAACCGAAAGCCCAGGGAAGTGGAGCATTACAGAGAAAAAATAGACTATGTTATCAATGAGGTTGACAGAATAACTGCATTGATCGACAGTCTGCTGGAAATTGCCCGTCTCGGTTCGGCAAACCTTGCACCTGATATTATTGCATTTGATCTGAACAGGATAGTCTCTGATATTGTTAACAGATATAAATCTGCTTCGGAAGCAAAAAATCTGAAGTTTACCACCCGTTTTGAAGGGGAGCTGACAGTAGAGGCAGATCCTTCGATGTGCGATATCATCATCTCCAACATCGTCTCAAACGCAGTTAAGTATTCATTCAGCAACAATACGGTGATTGTCGAAACAGGCGTTTATCAAGACAAGACTTTTTGCAAAGTACAGGATTTTGGTCAGGGTATCGGGAAGGATCACATCACAAAAATATTTGACAGGTTCTATAGAGTTGACGAGTCCCGCGATGCCAAAATTGCCGGGAAAGGGCTTGGTCTCTCCATAGTTAAAAAACTCGCCGATATTCAGTCGGTCGAAATATCTGTAGATAGTGAAGCCGGCAGTGGCACCACTTTCACAATAATCTTCCCCCATTCCTTTTAA
- a CDS encoding response regulator transcription factor, producing the protein MRVLVIEDEPGIANFIRDGLSEEGFAVDIAGDGITGYEMAVSNEYDIILLDWMLPGISGIELLRRLRNEKKDVPVIFLTAKDTVQDTVFGLDSGANDYIKKPFAFAELLARIRAQIRNTGEENNILRLGPIEMNLVNHQVRNDGTLVQLTQKEFSLLEFLIRNKGKVCTRTRIIEHVWDIHFEYDTSVIDVYMNFLRKKLDLTKGSATITTIRGVGYMATEE; encoded by the coding sequence ATGAGAGTACTCGTTATAGAAGATGAACCCGGAATTGCAAACTTTATCAGAGACGGTCTCTCTGAAGAAGGATTTGCAGTTGACATTGCGGGCGATGGCATTACAGGCTATGAAATGGCTGTTTCCAACGAGTATGACATTATATTGCTTGACTGGATGTTACCCGGAATAAGCGGTATTGAACTGCTTCGCCGCCTTCGTAACGAGAAAAAGGATGTACCTGTAATTTTTCTCACTGCAAAGGACACCGTTCAGGATACCGTTTTTGGTTTGGATTCAGGGGCAAACGATTACATCAAAAAGCCGTTTGCCTTTGCCGAACTTCTGGCGAGGATAAGAGCACAAATCAGAAACACAGGCGAGGAAAACAATATCCTCAGACTGGGTCCGATAGAGATGAATCTTGTGAACCACCAGGTCAGAAATGACGGGACACTTGTCCAACTCACTCAAAAGGAATTTTCGCTGCTGGAATTTCTCATAAGAAACAAAGGGAAAGTCTGCACCCGGACACGAATAATAGAGCATGTCTGGGATATCCATTTTGAATATGACACATCTGTGATTGATGTTTATATGAATTTTCTTCGGAAAAAGCTGGATCTTACCAAGGGCTCTGCAACTATTACAACAATCCGGGGGGTTGGATACATGGCGACCGAAGAGTGA
- a CDS encoding T9SS type A sorting domain-containing protein, producing MKLKYLLLALLLHIPSGFSQSGFLNFLSYINTIQDPVRKTAVADSFVNANRTTGIPIKEGNMAVFLYNSNANYIQLAGDFTAWSASITMNRITNTNLFYYFRSFEMNARVDYKIVVNGSTWILDPLNPKQCPGGFGPNSELAMPEYVQPWEIIRRPGLPVGELLAYSINSTNTGTSFNYYIYLPPGYDSTSTRRYPAIYVQDGTDYLSLAQAATILDNAIDSGKIEPVIGIFVRPNNRNDEYAGTLRNKYMSFFALELVPFIDANYKTIPDKNKRLVLGDSFGGNISAIISWNYSNIFANCGLHSGAFWPNDYEIYNTIISAPKKDIKYFAIWGTYESLYGNMRSFRDTLTSKGYTVWTKEFPEGHSWGLWRANLMNMIHWFFPAGPVSVDDKSSVPVVFQLLQNQPNPFNPETRISFTLTTPGKTSLKVYNLNGKEVAVLIDRDLAAGFHTINFRPGDLPSGIYFARLTSGKNSGTIKLAYIK from the coding sequence ATGAAACTTAAATATCTTCTCCTTGCACTGCTGCTCCATATCCCCTCGGGTTTTTCGCAGTCGGGCTTTCTTAATTTCCTTTCCTACATCAATACAATTCAGGACCCTGTCCGGAAAACCGCTGTGGCAGACAGCTTTGTGAATGCAAACAGAACCACGGGTATCCCCATTAAAGAGGGGAATATGGCGGTGTTTCTTTACAACTCAAATGCGAATTATATCCAGTTGGCAGGTGATTTTACTGCCTGGTCGGCAAGCATTACCATGAACAGGATAACGAACACCAATCTGTTCTACTACTTCCGCTCCTTTGAAATGAATGCCCGCGTCGATTATAAAATTGTGGTGAATGGAAGCACCTGGATTCTCGACCCCCTCAATCCGAAACAGTGCCCCGGTGGATTCGGTCCCAACTCCGAACTTGCAATGCCGGAATATGTTCAACCATGGGAAATTATACGCAGACCCGGACTTCCTGTCGGTGAGCTTCTTGCATACTCCATCAACAGCACAAATACAGGTACCTCTTTCAATTATTACATCTATCTGCCACCGGGATACGACTCAACCTCGACCCGTCGCTACCCTGCCATATATGTTCAGGATGGCACCGATTACCTCTCCCTCGCTCAAGCAGCGACAATTCTCGACAATGCAATCGACAGCGGGAAAATAGAACCTGTGATCGGAATTTTTGTAAGACCGAACAACAGAAATGATGAGTATGCCGGGACACTCAGGAACAAATACATGTCGTTTTTTGCTCTTGAGCTGGTTCCTTTTATCGATGCTAATTACAAAACCATTCCCGATAAAAATAAAAGACTTGTGCTCGGCGACTCATTTGGAGGGAACATTTCTGCAATAATTTCGTGGAACTACTCCAATATCTTTGCGAACTGCGGCTTGCATTCGGGTGCTTTCTGGCCCAACGATTATGAAATCTATAACACGATAATTTCAGCTCCGAAAAAGGATATAAAGTATTTTGCAATCTGGGGCACTTATGAATCACTCTACGGCAACATGAGAAGTTTCAGGGATACTCTTACATCGAAGGGCTACACTGTCTGGACGAAGGAATTTCCCGAAGGACATAGTTGGGGGTTGTGGCGGGCAAATCTGATGAATATGATCCACTGGTTCTTCCCGGCGGGACCTGTCTCGGTCGACGACAAGTCTTCCGTACCCGTGGTTTTCCAACTGCTTCAGAATCAACCGAATCCGTTCAATCCCGAAACCAGAATTTCTTTTACTCTCACCACTCCCGGAAAAACGAGTTTAAAAGTCTATAATCTAAACGGGAAAGAAGTGGCGGTTTTGATTGACAGGGATCTTGCGGCAGGCTTCCATACAATTAATTTCCGTCCCGGCGATCTCCCCTCGGGAATCTATTTTGCCAGACTGACAAGCGGGAAAAACAGCGGAACGATCAAACTTGCATATATCAAATAG
- a CDS encoding glycosyltransferase family 9 protein — protein sequence MILKHDCIHFPGDRPCKFNKLEGRICTNCNDYEKYDPGETGFRILIIKLDALGDVLRTTSILPAIKKIWPGCRITWVTKRNSVPVFKNIDMVERVVAFEDTVEVLKIAEQNFDIVIHPDASPQSAPLATVVGSFCKYGFETDNTGKVIPSDSKANEWFEMGAFDHLKKANTKTYQQIIHEIAGLPYEKGEIQVILDAGELELKRQFIEKHALYEAKYLLGINVGASGRWQLKQWRMDGFEELIKFLHGVVPGIEILLYGGREEEERINELTEKFPQLISTGTNNDLRTFFALLDIPQVVITGDTMALHAATALKKRVICLFGPTSYNEIEDYGRITKIYPQMDCLVCYKPSCDFKPNCMEMISTQMVLDAVLSAFGLGLA from the coding sequence ATGATTTTGAAACATGACTGCATCCACTTCCCCGGCGACAGACCCTGCAAATTCAACAAGCTGGAAGGGAGAATCTGCACAAATTGTAACGATTATGAAAAATATGACCCGGGTGAAACGGGTTTCAGGATATTAATCATCAAGCTTGATGCTCTTGGGGATGTACTAAGAACAACCTCCATTCTCCCCGCGATAAAAAAAATATGGCCCGGATGCCGGATCACATGGGTAACAAAAAGAAATTCTGTTCCCGTTTTTAAGAATATTGACATGGTCGAGAGGGTTGTGGCATTTGAGGATACGGTTGAGGTATTAAAAATTGCCGAACAAAATTTTGATATTGTAATCCATCCTGATGCATCTCCCCAAAGTGCTCCTCTTGCAACTGTTGTCGGCTCATTCTGTAAATACGGTTTTGAAACGGACAATACGGGGAAGGTCATTCCTTCTGACAGCAAGGCTAATGAGTGGTTTGAGATGGGAGCCTTCGATCACCTCAAAAAAGCAAATACCAAAACTTATCAGCAGATAATCCACGAAATTGCCGGTCTACCTTATGAAAAAGGGGAGATTCAGGTGATACTGGATGCCGGAGAGCTTGAACTTAAGCGACAATTCATCGAAAAACACGCATTGTACGAGGCAAAATATCTGCTGGGAATAAATGTTGGTGCATCGGGCAGATGGCAACTGAAGCAGTGGAGGATGGATGGTTTTGAGGAACTGATAAAATTCCTTCATGGTGTCGTTCCGGGAATCGAAATACTCCTTTATGGCGGCAGGGAAGAAGAAGAGAGAATAAATGAGCTTACTGAAAAATTCCCTCAACTGATTTCGACAGGTACAAACAACGATCTCCGAACCTTTTTCGCACTTCTTGACATACCACAGGTTGTGATAACGGGTGATACGATGGCTCTGCATGCTGCCACAGCACTGAAGAAAAGGGTGATCTGCCTGTTTGGTCCCACTTCATACAATGAGATAGAGGATTACGGAAGGATAACGAAGATATACCCGCAGATGGATTGCCTTGTTTGCTACAAACCGTCGTGCGACTTCAAACCAAACTGTATGGAAATGATTTCCACGCAAATGGTCCTGGATGCTGTTCTTTCAGCCTTTGGACTTGGTCTCGCCTGA
- a CDS encoding nucleotidyl transferase AbiEii/AbiGii toxin family protein — protein sequence MISLEAISSFYSGKEVQFKRHILREYLQYRILTVVFSSNYADKLCFIGGTAIRIAHGTKRFSEDIDLDNFGLSLDEFGEISDLIVEMFSDEGYSVEIKIVSRNAFRCYFRFPGLLFDLDLSGYESEKILIQLDTEEQIIPYKPDYFLLNKFDVFQRIKIAPPGVLLSQKLWAILNRKTLKGRDFYDATYLFAKTEPDFNYLNAKAGISNLDGLKSRLLSRCQLLDTGNLREDLLPFLIEPGEVIRIDAFADLIKAM from the coding sequence ATGATAAGCCTGGAAGCGATAAGTTCATTCTATTCAGGAAAAGAAGTTCAGTTCAAACGACACATCTTGAGGGAATATCTGCAGTACAGGATACTGACTGTTGTATTCAGCAGTAACTACGCCGATAAGCTCTGCTTCATAGGCGGAACCGCGATCAGGATTGCGCATGGTACCAAACGATTCTCCGAGGATATCGATCTTGACAACTTCGGTCTGAGTTTGGATGAGTTTGGAGAGATATCTGATCTGATTGTGGAAATGTTCTCAGATGAAGGCTATTCAGTCGAGATTAAAATAGTAAGCAGAAATGCTTTCAGATGCTATTTCAGATTCCCGGGATTACTGTTTGATCTCGATCTTTCCGGGTATGAATCGGAAAAGATTCTTATTCAGCTTGATACAGAGGAACAAATTATCCCCTACAAACCAGACTATTTTCTACTGAATAAGTTCGATGTTTTCCAGAGAATCAAGATTGCTCCACCAGGGGTACTGCTTTCGCAGAAGTTGTGGGCTATTCTTAACAGGAAAACACTAAAAGGCCGGGATTTCTACGATGCAACCTACCTCTTTGCGAAAACAGAGCCGGATTTTAATTATCTTAATGCAAAAGCCGGTATTTCAAATCTCGACGGGCTGAAGAGCCGACTCCTTTCCAGGTGTCAATTACTTGATACGGGGAATCTAAGGGAGGATCTGCTGCCTTTTTTGATTGAGCCGGGAGAAGTGATCAGAATTGATGCTTTTGCTGATCTGATCAAAGCCATGTGA
- a CDS encoding nitrate/sulfonate/bicarbonate ABC transporter ATP-binding protein → MKKNASLVDVKKVSQIYGKDQKKFTALSDIELKINPGEFVALVGPSGCGKSTLLRIITGLQKASKGSVLYNGEKLEGVNPNATIVFQTFALFPWFNVIENVELALANRDIPAKMKTARAIEAIDRVGMDGYEMAYPRELSGGMRQKVGFARAIVAEPELLCLDEPFSALDVLSAETLRGELLELWTEGKLPTQAILMVTHNIEEAVLMADRIVVMDKNPGQIINEMVVSMTHPRNRKNAEFQHMVDQVYSVLAGQTQPEYLEYGTAPGEPGITRKLPNIPLANISSILENLIDMPGKNSDIYKLADELGLESDELLEVTEAAELLGFVTITSGDISVTPLGETYAEASITARKEIFASRVKRIPIFKWLLNMLKRAANHEIERNILLSALELEFLPQEAEDQIDILMNWGRYAEIFVYDDQSESIFLEN, encoded by the coding sequence ATGAAAAAAAACGCTTCACTGGTTGATGTAAAAAAGGTCAGTCAGATCTATGGCAAAGATCAAAAGAAGTTTACCGCCCTTTCCGATATCGAATTGAAGATTAATCCTGGCGAGTTTGTCGCTCTGGTCGGACCCTCGGGATGTGGCAAGAGCACACTGCTGAGGATAATAACAGGGCTACAAAAAGCCTCAAAGGGCTCAGTCCTCTATAACGGGGAGAAACTTGAAGGAGTTAATCCGAATGCCACAATTGTATTCCAGACATTTGCCCTTTTCCCGTGGTTCAATGTAATCGAGAATGTGGAGCTGGCGCTCGCCAACCGTGACATCCCTGCCAAAATGAAAACAGCAAGGGCAATCGAAGCGATTGACAGGGTGGGAATGGACGGTTATGAAATGGCATACCCGAGAGAGCTTTCGGGAGGGATGAGGCAGAAAGTGGGATTTGCCAGAGCCATAGTCGCAGAACCTGAACTCCTCTGTCTCGATGAACCTTTTTCTGCGCTCGATGTGCTAAGTGCCGAGACACTTCGCGGTGAACTTCTTGAACTTTGGACTGAAGGGAAACTCCCCACACAGGCGATTTTAATGGTCACCCACAATATCGAAGAGGCTGTTTTAATGGCTGACCGGATTGTTGTGATGGATAAAAATCCGGGTCAAATCATAAATGAAATGGTGGTGTCGATGACACATCCCCGGAACAGAAAAAATGCCGAATTTCAGCACATGGTTGATCAGGTCTATTCGGTTCTTGCAGGTCAGACTCAACCCGAGTACCTCGAGTATGGTACTGCTCCCGGTGAACCCGGTATCACCCGTAAACTGCCAAACATTCCGCTTGCAAACATCTCCTCGATTCTCGAAAATCTTATCGATATGCCGGGTAAAAACTCCGACATCTACAAACTCGCGGATGAACTCGGACTGGAGTCTGATGAACTTCTCGAAGTTACAGAAGCAGCGGAGCTGCTCGGCTTTGTAACCATCACTTCAGGTGACATTTCCGTTACCCCCCTCGGTGAAACCTATGCCGAAGCCTCCATTACAGCGAGGAAAGAGATATTTGCCTCGAGAGTAAAACGAATTCCAATCTTCAAGTGGCTCCTGAACATGTTGAAGCGGGCAGCAAATCATGAAATTGAAAGAAATATCCTGCTCTCAGCTCTGGAACTCGAGTTTTTACCTCAGGAAGCTGAAGACCAGATTGACATTCTGATGAACTGGGGAAGATATGCCGAGATCTTCGTTTATGACGATCAGTCGGAGAGTATCTTCCTGGAAAACTAA
- a CDS encoding glycosyltransferase, whose translation MTKKKIVIIGPAYPYRGGNSLFVSSLYDVLKDDFEVKIYNYKLLYPSFLFPGTTQFDKSEKNIKKAPNERLINSINPFNWLKVAKKLREEEADLVVFDWWQPFFGPCHRVISSRIKNFYKGRILFITENYISHEGSFIDHTLTKIGLKNAGAFLTLSAKVESELKKTAGARKIYRSELPVYDCYQSSGGVSSGEAKVSFGFSRDSKVILFFGYVRKYKGLDLLLDAMPGIIAKDPGIKLLVAGEFYDEFEFYKNIINKRDISSSVYMINKFISNEEVYKYYEPADLVILPYRSGTQSGILNVAYGFLKPVLVTRVGGLAEFVDEGKSGFVIEPDSPEAIVDGVIKFFEEREKFDFPGYISEKVSANGFNNMPALFKQIIEEQTR comes from the coding sequence ATGACGAAAAAGAAAATAGTAATTATCGGTCCCGCATACCCTTACAGGGGAGGGAACTCATTGTTTGTTTCCAGTTTGTATGATGTGTTGAAAGATGATTTTGAAGTAAAGATATACAACTACAAACTTCTTTATCCTTCATTTCTTTTCCCGGGAACCACCCAGTTTGACAAGAGTGAAAAAAACATTAAAAAGGCACCAAACGAGAGACTGATAAACTCGATCAATCCTTTTAACTGGTTAAAGGTGGCGAAGAAACTGAGGGAAGAGGAAGCGGACCTTGTTGTTTTCGACTGGTGGCAACCGTTTTTTGGTCCTTGCCACAGGGTAATCTCTTCACGGATAAAGAATTTTTATAAGGGAAGAATTCTTTTTATAACCGAGAACTACATTTCGCACGAGGGGAGTTTTATCGATCATACACTCACAAAAATCGGTTTAAAAAACGCCGGAGCATTCCTGACACTCTCTGCCAAAGTTGAATCAGAACTTAAAAAGACTGCAGGTGCAAGAAAAATTTACAGGAGTGAACTGCCTGTTTACGATTGTTATCAAAGTTCGGGTGGAGTAAGTTCCGGGGAGGCGAAAGTATCCTTCGGATTTTCAAGGGATTCCAAAGTAATCCTTTTCTTTGGATATGTACGCAAGTACAAGGGACTCGATCTGTTGCTCGATGCAATGCCCGGGATAATAGCTAAAGATCCCGGAATAAAACTCCTTGTTGCGGGAGAGTTTTATGATGAATTTGAGTTTTATAAAAACATAATAAATAAACGAGACATCAGTTCCTCCGTGTATATGATCAACAAGTTTATCTCGAATGAGGAAGTTTACAAATACTATGAGCCTGCCGACCTTGTGATCCTTCCCTACCGGAGCGGGACACAGTCGGGGATTCTGAATGTGGCGTACGGATTTTTGAAGCCGGTACTTGTTACGCGGGTTGGTGGTCTGGCAGAATTTGTTGATGAGGGAAAATCGGGATTTGTAATCGAGCCCGATTCTCCTGAAGCGATTGTTGATGGTGTGATAAAATTCTTTGAGGAGAGAGAAAAATTTGATTTCCCCGGCTACATTTCTGAAAAGGTCTCAGCGAATGGTTTCAACAACATGCCCGCTCTCTTTAAGCAGATAATAGAGGAACAGACCCGATGA